A genome region from Hevea brasiliensis isolate MT/VB/25A 57/8 chromosome 9, ASM3005281v1, whole genome shotgun sequence includes the following:
- the LOC110656654 gene encoding pentatricopeptide repeat-containing protein At3g42630 isoform X3: MFCWLSQEYKAAFHCFLSTKRTNRSSFSPQVQIIWEWKRDQSVYGNDKEIFVDCASLIHTLHWKRMPHLAHELLLEMKSQGFLPSNSTLSAMMLCYANNGLFPQAQVLWEELLNSSFMPSIQTVSQIFDAYGKWGLFNEVMKILDQLSYSNFSSLHEAYSLAISCFGKGGQLQLMEKTLKEMILRGFPVDSATGNAFIRYSSIHGSLTEMEAAYIRLKRSRHLIDREGIRAMSFKYIKEKKFYKLGEFLRNVGLGRKDVGNLIWNFLLLSYAANFKMKSLQREFLSMLEAGFSPDLTTFNIRALAFSRMALLWDLHLSIEHMKHENVSPDLVTYGCVVDAYMDRRLGKNLDFALSKMNLDGSPVLSTDPSVFEVLGKGDFHSSAEAFLESSLHRKWTYRELVSLYLRKQYRSNQIFWNY; encoded by the exons ATGTTTTGTTGGCTCTCTCAAGAGTATAAGGCCGCGTTTCATTGTTTTCTCTCAACAAAGAGAACCAACAGGTCGAGCTTTAGCCCGCAAG TGCAGATTATATGGGAGTGGAAGAGAGATCAAAGCGTCTATGGCAATGACAAGGAAATTTTTGTAGATTGTGCATCATTAATACACACTTTACATTGGAAAAGAATGCCTCATCTAGCTCATGAACTCTTGCTAGAGATGAAATCCCAGGGCTTTCTACCCAGCAACTCTACCCTTTCAGCTATGATGCTTTGCTATGCCAATAATGGCCTTTTCCCTCAAGCTCAAGTGCTATGGGAGGAATTGTTGAATTCTTCTTTTATGCCTAGTattcaaacagtttctcaaaTATTTGACGCTTATGGAAAGTGGGGACTTTTTAATGAAGTAATGAAAATTCTGGACCAATTAAGTTACAGTAATTTCAGCTCGTTACATGAGGCTTACTCACTGGCTATATCTTGCTTTGGAAAGGGAGGGCAGCTTCAGTTGATGGAAAAAACGTTGAAGGAGATGATCTTGAGGGGTTTCCCAGTAGACTCTGCCACCGGGAATGCCTTTATCAGATATTCAAGTATCCATGGTTCTTTGACTGAGATGGAAGCTGCTTATATTCGCTTGAAAAGGTCTAGACATCTCATAGACAGAGAAGGAATCAGAGCAATGTCATTTAAATATATAAAGGAAAAGAAATTTTACAAGCTAGGTGAGTTCCTGAGGAATGTGGGTCTTGGTAGGAAAGATGTGGGAAACCTTATATGGAACTTTCTGCTTTTATCTTATGCTGCCAATTTCAAAATGAAAAGTTTGCAAAGGGAATTTTTGAGCATGTTGGAAGCTGGTTTCAGTCCAGATCTCACTACATTTAATATTCGAGCTTTGGCTTTTTCAAGAATGGCTTTGTTGTGGGATCTCCATCTTAGCATTGAACACATGAAGCATGAAAACGTTTCTCCTGATCTTGTGACTTATGGTTGTGTTGTAGATGCATACATGGATAGAAGACTAGGTAAAAACTTGGACTTTGCCCTCAGCAAAATGAATTTGGATGGTTCTCCGGTACTATCAACCGATCCATCTGTGTTTGAGGTTTTGGGTAAAGGGGATTTTCATTCAAGCGCAGAAGCATTTTTAGAGTCTTCTCTGCACAGGAAATGGACTTACAGGGAACTTGTTTCGCTATATCTCAGGAAACAGTACCGAAGTAACCAGATCTTTTGGAACTACTAA
- the LOC110656653 gene encoding uncharacterized protein LOC110656653, producing MGGGAEHGHGAEGAHGDFRAKVWSMSGGPYCRPKHWRRNTAIAMFGVVLICIPIAMKSAELEQRPHHPVRPIPSQLWCKNFGTKDYNEVK from the exons ATGGGAGGAGGAGCAGAGCATGGTCATGGAGCTGAGGGTGCCCATGGGGATTTCAGGGCGAAGGTGTGGAGCATGAGTGGAGGCCCATACTGCAGGCCCAAGCATTGGCGTCGCAATACCGCCATCGCAATGTTCGGCGTTGTCCTTATTTGCATCCCAATCGCCATGAAATCGGCCGAGCTGGAG CAACGGCCACATCACCCTGTTCGCCCAATTCCGTCACAGCTTTGGTGCAAGAACTTTGGTACGAAAGATTACAATGAAGTGAAGTGA
- the LOC110656650 gene encoding NAD-dependent malic enzyme 59 kDa isoform, mitochondrial isoform X2 has product MWNVARFAASSLRRPRSFSTAIPGPCIVHKRGADILHDPWFNKDTGFPLTERDRLGLRGLLPPRVISFDQQYARFMESYRSLEKNTQGQPNSVVSLAKWRILNRLHDRNETLYYRVLIDNIKDFAPIIYTPTVGLVCQNYSGLFRRPRGMYFSAKDKGEMMSMIYNWPAQQVDMIVLTDGSRILGLGDLGVQGIGITIGKLDMYVAAAGINPQKILPVMLDVGTNNQKLLEDRLYLGLRQPRLEGEEYLSIVDEFMEAVFTRWPKAIVQFEDFQMKWAFETLQRYRKRFCMFNDDIQGTAGVALAGLLGTVRAQGRPLSDFVNQKIVVVGAGSAGLGVLNVAVQAVSRMSGKNETAVKNQFFLLDKDGLITKERRNIDTAAAPFAKGLKDVEGLREGASLTEVVKKLKPHVLLGLSGVGGIFNEEVLKAMQESDSTKPAIFAMSNPTMNAECTAADAFKYTGENIVFASGSPFENVDLGNGKVGHVNQANNMYLFPGIGLGTLLSGARFITDEMLQAASECLASYMTDEEIQKGILYPSVNRI; this is encoded by the exons ATGTGGAATGTTGCGCGATTTGCGGCTTCCAGTTTGCGCCGACCACGGAGTTTCTCGACGGCGATACCTGGTCCATGTATTGTTCACAAGCGTGGAGCTGATATTCTCCATGATCCTTGGTTCAATAAG gATACTGGGTTTCCTTTGACTGAGCGAGATCGACTAGGGCTGCGTGGCCTCCTTCCACCTCGTGTTAtatcatttgaccagcaatatgcTCGTTTTA TGGAGTCATATCGATCACTGGAGAAAAATACTCAGGGACAACCAAATAGTGTTGTGTCCTTAGCAAAATGGAGGATCTTGAATAGGCTTCATGATAGGAACGAGACATTGTACTATCGA GTCCTTATTGACAACATCAAGGATTTTGCTCCGATAATATACACTCCAACTGTGGGGTTGGTATGCCAAAATTATTCAGGTCTATTTAGACGTCCCCGTGGAATGTATTTTAGTGCAAAGGATAAAGGAGAGATGATGTCAATGATCTATAATTGGCCAGCTCAACAG GTGGACATGATAGTCCTAACAGATGGAAGTCGTATTCTTGGCCTAGGTGACCTTGGTGTTCAAGGAATCGGcataaccattggaaagcttgatATGTATGTTGCTGCTGCTGGTATCAACCCACAGAAA ATACTACCAGTTATGCTGGATGTTGGTACAAACAATCAAAAGCTGCTCGAAGATCGTCTTT ATTTAGGACTTCGACAACCTAGGCTGGAAGGAGAAGAATATCTATCAATTGTTGACGAGTTCATGGAAGCTGTTTTTACACGTTGGCCCAAGGCCATTGTACAG TTTGAGGATTTTCAAATGAAGTGGGCGTTTGAAACTCTGCAAAGATATCGTAAAAGGTTTTGCATGTTTAATGATGATATACAG GGAACTGCTGGTGTTGCACTTGCGGGATTGCTGGGAACTGTAAGAGCCCAAGGTCGGCCATTGTCTGACTTTGTGAACCAAAAGATAGTTGTAGTGGGGGCTGGGAG TGCCGGGCTTGGGGTCCTGAATGTGGCCGTACAGGCTGTTTCAAGAATGTCTGGGAAAAATGAAACAGCTGTAAAGAATCAATTTTTCCTACTCGATAAAGAT GGTCTCATCACAAAAGAGAGGAGAAATATTGATACAGCAGCAGCACCATTTGCTAAAGGCTTAAAAGATGTTGAGGGGCTTAGGGAGGGAGCTAGTCTTACTGAAGTG GTTAAAAAGTTAAAGCCTCATGTTCTTCTTGGTTTGTCTGGAGTTGGTGGGATCTTTAATGAAGAG GTGCTCAAGGCCATGCAAGAATCTGATTCAACTAAACCTGCTATTTTTGCTATGTCAAACCCCACAATGAATG CGGAATGCACTGCTGCTGATGCTTTCAAATATACTGGGGAAAATATAGTTTTTGCTAGTGGAAGCCCATTTGAAAATGTTGATCTTG GGAATGGGAAAGTAGGGCATGTAAATCAAGCAAACAATATGTACCTGTTTCCTGG TATTGGTTTGGGAACTCTTCTTTCAGGTGCACGTTTTATTACAGATGAAATGTTGCAAGCAGCTTCTGAATG CCTCGCATCTTACATGACAGATGAGGAAATCCAGAAGGGCATATTATATCCATCTGTTAATAG GATTTAA
- the LOC110656651 gene encoding uncharacterized protein LOC110656651 yields MESKNKVLVIGGTGYLGQHLLQGLSQIKDSPFNLAFTHHSSSTPPQLLLDAIPHSLAFHVDLQSGEGFQAISHQFGQPHVVVNCAAISVPRACEKDPATAMSINVPRSLVNWLSSFQERESLLIHLSTDQVYEGVKSFYKEEDETAPVNVYGKSKVAAEQFIYEKCSNFAILRSSIIFGPQTISPVPKSLPIQWIDAILSKGEPAEFFHDEFRCPVYVKDVVAIILSLTNIWMSEHKQMQLLLNVGGPDRVSRVQMAEDVADIRGYNTALIKPVPSSSVDRGVASPADISMDISKLVQTLNILPTPFKDGVKLTLEIA; encoded by the exons ATGGAGAGTAAGAACAAAGTGTTGGTAATAGGAGGAACAGGCTATTTAGGGCAACACCTATTGCAAGGCCTTTCGCAGATCAAAGACAGCCCTTTTAATCTTGCCTTCACCCACCACTCCAGTTCCACTCCTCCTCAGCTCTTGCTCGATGCCATTCCTCACTCCCTCGCTTTCCATGTCGATTTGCAATCCGGAGAGGGATTTCAAGCCATCTCACATCAATTTGGCCAG CCTCATGTTGTTGTGAATTGTGCTGCAATCTCAGTACCTCGTGCGTGTGAAAAGGATCCTGCCACTGCTATGTCTATAAATGTACCTCGCTCCCTTGTAAATTGGCTATCAAGCTTTCAAGAAAGAGAGAGTCTTCTTATCCATTTATCAACTGATCAAG TTTATGAAGGGGTGAAATCCTTCtacaaggaagaagatgaaactgCTCCTGTGAATGTATATGGAAAATCAAAAGTGGCAGCAGAGCAATTTATTTATGAGAAATGTTCAAACTTTGCAATTCTGAGAAGCAGTATCATCTTTGGGCCACAGACTATTTCACCTGTTCCAAAATCTCTTCCAattcag TGGATTGATGCTATCCTCTCCAAAGGAGAACCGGCAGAGTTTTTCCACGATGAGTTCCGCTGCCCTGTGTATGTCAAGGATGTCGTAGCTATCATACTGTCTTTGACAAACATATGGATGTCAG AGCACAAGCAAATGCAGCTGCTTCTAAACGTTGGTGGACCAGACAGGGTTTCTCGTGTTCAAATGGCTGAGGATGTGGCAGATATTAGAGGATACAATACTGCCTTGATTAAGCCAGTACCTTCATCATCA GTTGATCGTGGTGTTGCATCCCCAGCAGACATATCCATGGATATTTCAAAACTGGTTCAAACACTAAACATTTTGCCTACTCCATTCAAGGATGGTGTCAAATTGACACTTGAAATTGCTTGA
- the LOC110656650 gene encoding NAD-dependent malic enzyme 59 kDa isoform, mitochondrial isoform X1, translating into MWNVARFAASSLRRPRSFSTAIPGPCIVHKRGADILHDPWFNKDTGFPLTERDRLGLRGLLPPRVISFDQQYARFMESYRSLEKNTQGQPNSVVSLAKWRILNRLHDRNETLYYRVLIDNIKDFAPIIYTPTVGLVCQNYSGLFRRPRGMYFSAKDKGEMMSMIYNWPAQQVDMIVLTDGSRILGLGDLGVQGIGITIGKLDMYVAAAGINPQKILPVMLDVGTNNQKLLEDRLYLGLRQPRLEGEEYLSIVDEFMEAVFTRWPKAIVQFEDFQMKWAFETLQRYRKRFCMFNDDIQGTAGVALAGLLGTVRAQGRPLSDFVNQKIVVVGAGSAGLGVLNVAVQAVSRMSGKNETAVKNQFFLLDKDGLITKERRNIDTAAAPFAKGLKDVEGLREGASLTEVVKKLKPHVLLGLSGVGGIFNEEVLKAMQESDSTKPAIFAMSNPTMNAECTAADAFKYTGENIVFASGSPFENVDLGNGKVGHVNQANNMYLFPGIGLGTLLSGARFITDEMLQAASECLASYMTDEEIQKGILYPSVNSIRHITAEVGAAVLRAAVAEGLAEGHGDVGPRELRHMSKEETVEYITRYMWFPVYNPLVHEK; encoded by the exons ATGTGGAATGTTGCGCGATTTGCGGCTTCCAGTTTGCGCCGACCACGGAGTTTCTCGACGGCGATACCTGGTCCATGTATTGTTCACAAGCGTGGAGCTGATATTCTCCATGATCCTTGGTTCAATAAG gATACTGGGTTTCCTTTGACTGAGCGAGATCGACTAGGGCTGCGTGGCCTCCTTCCACCTCGTGTTAtatcatttgaccagcaatatgcTCGTTTTA TGGAGTCATATCGATCACTGGAGAAAAATACTCAGGGACAACCAAATAGTGTTGTGTCCTTAGCAAAATGGAGGATCTTGAATAGGCTTCATGATAGGAACGAGACATTGTACTATCGA GTCCTTATTGACAACATCAAGGATTTTGCTCCGATAATATACACTCCAACTGTGGGGTTGGTATGCCAAAATTATTCAGGTCTATTTAGACGTCCCCGTGGAATGTATTTTAGTGCAAAGGATAAAGGAGAGATGATGTCAATGATCTATAATTGGCCAGCTCAACAG GTGGACATGATAGTCCTAACAGATGGAAGTCGTATTCTTGGCCTAGGTGACCTTGGTGTTCAAGGAATCGGcataaccattggaaagcttgatATGTATGTTGCTGCTGCTGGTATCAACCCACAGAAA ATACTACCAGTTATGCTGGATGTTGGTACAAACAATCAAAAGCTGCTCGAAGATCGTCTTT ATTTAGGACTTCGACAACCTAGGCTGGAAGGAGAAGAATATCTATCAATTGTTGACGAGTTCATGGAAGCTGTTTTTACACGTTGGCCCAAGGCCATTGTACAG TTTGAGGATTTTCAAATGAAGTGGGCGTTTGAAACTCTGCAAAGATATCGTAAAAGGTTTTGCATGTTTAATGATGATATACAG GGAACTGCTGGTGTTGCACTTGCGGGATTGCTGGGAACTGTAAGAGCCCAAGGTCGGCCATTGTCTGACTTTGTGAACCAAAAGATAGTTGTAGTGGGGGCTGGGAG TGCCGGGCTTGGGGTCCTGAATGTGGCCGTACAGGCTGTTTCAAGAATGTCTGGGAAAAATGAAACAGCTGTAAAGAATCAATTTTTCCTACTCGATAAAGAT GGTCTCATCACAAAAGAGAGGAGAAATATTGATACAGCAGCAGCACCATTTGCTAAAGGCTTAAAAGATGTTGAGGGGCTTAGGGAGGGAGCTAGTCTTACTGAAGTG GTTAAAAAGTTAAAGCCTCATGTTCTTCTTGGTTTGTCTGGAGTTGGTGGGATCTTTAATGAAGAG GTGCTCAAGGCCATGCAAGAATCTGATTCAACTAAACCTGCTATTTTTGCTATGTCAAACCCCACAATGAATG CGGAATGCACTGCTGCTGATGCTTTCAAATATACTGGGGAAAATATAGTTTTTGCTAGTGGAAGCCCATTTGAAAATGTTGATCTTG GGAATGGGAAAGTAGGGCATGTAAATCAAGCAAACAATATGTACCTGTTTCCTGG TATTGGTTTGGGAACTCTTCTTTCAGGTGCACGTTTTATTACAGATGAAATGTTGCAAGCAGCTTCTGAATG CCTCGCATCTTACATGACAGATGAGGAAATCCAGAAGGGCATATTATATCCATCTGTTAATAG TATTCGACACATTACAGCTGAGGTTGGTGCTGCTGTTCTGCGAGCAGCTGTTGCCGAAGGTTTGGCAGAAGGACATGGTGATGTGGGCCCCAGAGAGCTCAGGCACATGTCAAAA GAGGAGACGGTGGAATACATCACGCGCTATATGTGGTTCCCAGTTTACAACCCCCTTGTTCATGAGAAATAG
- the LOC110656654 gene encoding pentatricopeptide repeat-containing protein At3g42630 isoform X2: MKAQSVMAGSTSSLCFVGSLKSIRPRFIVFSQQREPTGRALARKIIWEWKRDQSVYGNDKEIFVDCASLIHTLHWKRMPHLAHELLLEMKSQGFLPSNSTLSAMMLCYANNGLFPQAQVLWEELLNSSFMPSIQTVSQIFDAYGKWGLFNEVMKILDQLSYSNFSSLHEAYSLAISCFGKGGQLQLMEKTLKEMILRGFPVDSATGNAFIRYSSIHGSLTEMEAAYIRLKRSRHLIDREGIRAMSFKYIKEKKFYKLGEFLRNVGLGRKDVGNLIWNFLLLSYAANFKMKSLQREFLSMLEAGFSPDLTTFNIRALAFSRMALLWDLHLSIEHMKHENVSPDLVTYGCVVDAYMDRRLGKNLDFALSKMNLDGSPVLSTDPSVFEVLGKGDFHSSAEAFLESSLHRKWTYRELVSLYLRKQYRSNQIFWNY; this comes from the exons ATGAAGGCACAATCAGTCATGGCAGGAAGCACAAGTTCGCTATGTTTTGTTGGCTCTCTCAAGAGTATAAGGCCGCGTTTCATTGTTTTCTCTCAACAAAGAGAACCAACAGGTCGAGCTTTAGCCCGCAAG ATTATATGGGAGTGGAAGAGAGATCAAAGCGTCTATGGCAATGACAAGGAAATTTTTGTAGATTGTGCATCATTAATACACACTTTACATTGGAAAAGAATGCCTCATCTAGCTCATGAACTCTTGCTAGAGATGAAATCCCAGGGCTTTCTACCCAGCAACTCTACCCTTTCAGCTATGATGCTTTGCTATGCCAATAATGGCCTTTTCCCTCAAGCTCAAGTGCTATGGGAGGAATTGTTGAATTCTTCTTTTATGCCTAGTattcaaacagtttctcaaaTATTTGACGCTTATGGAAAGTGGGGACTTTTTAATGAAGTAATGAAAATTCTGGACCAATTAAGTTACAGTAATTTCAGCTCGTTACATGAGGCTTACTCACTGGCTATATCTTGCTTTGGAAAGGGAGGGCAGCTTCAGTTGATGGAAAAAACGTTGAAGGAGATGATCTTGAGGGGTTTCCCAGTAGACTCTGCCACCGGGAATGCCTTTATCAGATATTCAAGTATCCATGGTTCTTTGACTGAGATGGAAGCTGCTTATATTCGCTTGAAAAGGTCTAGACATCTCATAGACAGAGAAGGAATCAGAGCAATGTCATTTAAATATATAAAGGAAAAGAAATTTTACAAGCTAGGTGAGTTCCTGAGGAATGTGGGTCTTGGTAGGAAAGATGTGGGAAACCTTATATGGAACTTTCTGCTTTTATCTTATGCTGCCAATTTCAAAATGAAAAGTTTGCAAAGGGAATTTTTGAGCATGTTGGAAGCTGGTTTCAGTCCAGATCTCACTACATTTAATATTCGAGCTTTGGCTTTTTCAAGAATGGCTTTGTTGTGGGATCTCCATCTTAGCATTGAACACATGAAGCATGAAAACGTTTCTCCTGATCTTGTGACTTATGGTTGTGTTGTAGATGCATACATGGATAGAAGACTAGGTAAAAACTTGGACTTTGCCCTCAGCAAAATGAATTTGGATGGTTCTCCGGTACTATCAACCGATCCATCTGTGTTTGAGGTTTTGGGTAAAGGGGATTTTCATTCAAGCGCAGAAGCATTTTTAGAGTCTTCTCTGCACAGGAAATGGACTTACAGGGAACTTGTTTCGCTATATCTCAGGAAACAGTACCGAAGTAACCAGATCTTTTGGAACTACTAA
- the LOC110656654 gene encoding pentatricopeptide repeat-containing protein At3g42630 isoform X1, giving the protein MFRILEAFDKSCFLQWSRLLMLNSSFKSYSKRGGYDFVNFSISKSRNQRRKRIEMKAQSVMAGSTSSLCFVGSLKSIRPRFIVFSQQREPTGRALARKIIWEWKRDQSVYGNDKEIFVDCASLIHTLHWKRMPHLAHELLLEMKSQGFLPSNSTLSAMMLCYANNGLFPQAQVLWEELLNSSFMPSIQTVSQIFDAYGKWGLFNEVMKILDQLSYSNFSSLHEAYSLAISCFGKGGQLQLMEKTLKEMILRGFPVDSATGNAFIRYSSIHGSLTEMEAAYIRLKRSRHLIDREGIRAMSFKYIKEKKFYKLGEFLRNVGLGRKDVGNLIWNFLLLSYAANFKMKSLQREFLSMLEAGFSPDLTTFNIRALAFSRMALLWDLHLSIEHMKHENVSPDLVTYGCVVDAYMDRRLGKNLDFALSKMNLDGSPVLSTDPSVFEVLGKGDFHSSAEAFLESSLHRKWTYRELVSLYLRKQYRSNQIFWNY; this is encoded by the exons ATGTTCAGGATTCTTGAAGCTTTTGATAAATCTTGTTTTCTTCAGTGGAGTCGTTTATTGATGTTAAATTCTAGCTTCAAAAGCTATTCTAAACGCGGTGGAT ATGATTTTGTGAATTTCTCTATCTCAAAATCAAGAAATCAAAGAAGGAAGAGGATAGAAATGAAGGCACAATCAGTCATGGCAGGAAGCACAAGTTCGCTATGTTTTGTTGGCTCTCTCAAGAGTATAAGGCCGCGTTTCATTGTTTTCTCTCAACAAAGAGAACCAACAGGTCGAGCTTTAGCCCGCAAG ATTATATGGGAGTGGAAGAGAGATCAAAGCGTCTATGGCAATGACAAGGAAATTTTTGTAGATTGTGCATCATTAATACACACTTTACATTGGAAAAGAATGCCTCATCTAGCTCATGAACTCTTGCTAGAGATGAAATCCCAGGGCTTTCTACCCAGCAACTCTACCCTTTCAGCTATGATGCTTTGCTATGCCAATAATGGCCTTTTCCCTCAAGCTCAAGTGCTATGGGAGGAATTGTTGAATTCTTCTTTTATGCCTAGTattcaaacagtttctcaaaTATTTGACGCTTATGGAAAGTGGGGACTTTTTAATGAAGTAATGAAAATTCTGGACCAATTAAGTTACAGTAATTTCAGCTCGTTACATGAGGCTTACTCACTGGCTATATCTTGCTTTGGAAAGGGAGGGCAGCTTCAGTTGATGGAAAAAACGTTGAAGGAGATGATCTTGAGGGGTTTCCCAGTAGACTCTGCCACCGGGAATGCCTTTATCAGATATTCAAGTATCCATGGTTCTTTGACTGAGATGGAAGCTGCTTATATTCGCTTGAAAAGGTCTAGACATCTCATAGACAGAGAAGGAATCAGAGCAATGTCATTTAAATATATAAAGGAAAAGAAATTTTACAAGCTAGGTGAGTTCCTGAGGAATGTGGGTCTTGGTAGGAAAGATGTGGGAAACCTTATATGGAACTTTCTGCTTTTATCTTATGCTGCCAATTTCAAAATGAAAAGTTTGCAAAGGGAATTTTTGAGCATGTTGGAAGCTGGTTTCAGTCCAGATCTCACTACATTTAATATTCGAGCTTTGGCTTTTTCAAGAATGGCTTTGTTGTGGGATCTCCATCTTAGCATTGAACACATGAAGCATGAAAACGTTTCTCCTGATCTTGTGACTTATGGTTGTGTTGTAGATGCATACATGGATAGAAGACTAGGTAAAAACTTGGACTTTGCCCTCAGCAAAATGAATTTGGATGGTTCTCCGGTACTATCAACCGATCCATCTGTGTTTGAGGTTTTGGGTAAAGGGGATTTTCATTCAAGCGCAGAAGCATTTTTAGAGTCTTCTCTGCACAGGAAATGGACTTACAGGGAACTTGTTTCGCTATATCTCAGGAAACAGTACCGAAGTAACCAGATCTTTTGGAACTACTAA